DNA sequence from the Schistocerca gregaria isolate iqSchGreg1 unplaced genomic scaffold, iqSchGreg1.2 ptg000925l, whole genome shotgun sequence genome:
CGAGCGTTACTGAGTGATGGTGGGCACGTGCTGACTGCGGAATTTGGAAGGCGCTCCCGCGGAAGTGATATACGCGATCGATAATACCCAAGTTAGGTGAATTCAGTGtgtgtgaattttgttttataGCGATGGTGTGACGAGCGGTGCTCGAAAGTTTTTGGTCTTTTATTTTGGCGAACGGAGAGCAGATGAATGGGGTTTTTACTTAACAGGGGTAAACAGCCGAGGAGCGGTGTGGTTTTGGTAGTCAcagtatttttgttaataaaatgccttttttttttcttttagacaaTCGGAATTCAATAGTCTACTTGGAATACGGTGAGAAAGATGTCTAATACTTTCAAAGAATTTGATAGCCTGTACGTTGCTCGTCTTGCGGGGGGAGAGGGTGTCATGGCGCAGATAGCGAGAGGTGAAGATAGATAGGTGATCTAACGGCGTTGATGCTTTTAAGTCCTTATGTCGAGCAAGCTAAGGCGTTTTTGAATGCTTATTTCTTAGAGGAGCAGGTAAAGAGCAATGCGGAGAACATCTGGAAGTGGACGCACATGGTACGGGTTGGAGTTGTTCTGAATGAGGTGGATATAGAGCGGGACGGACTGACGAGTTGTTAAGTTTATCGAGTTAGATGACCAGAAGAAGACAGAAGGATCGTGTATtgtacgacattttttttttttttttcggacttGGTTAGATGTTGACGGATTTTGATTGTGTGTGAACGATATTACAGGATGAGTTTAAGGCGCATCGTTTCCTTGAGAAGATATGTACGTGGCGTGGGGTTAGGGGGTTTGGTGGAGAGCATTGCGAGGGTTTGGGCTGACGTATTATTGTGTTAGCCGAGACGGCCAGCATTGTTGATTTGAGAGAGAGTTTGCGCTCGCAGTCCTTCGTACCCAGGAAGGAGTTGACGTTGTTGGAGTATCTCTTGTTCCGTTTCAAGTATTCGATTGAGGATTTCGTTAAGCGTCCTCAGGGAGACAACAGCGAGAAGATCGCGGAGTTGCAGAAGAGGTTGGAGGAGTTGGAGGAGTTGTTGAGCATGGCGGTGAAGCAGGCTGAGGAGGCGAAGAAGAGGGCGAGCGAGGCGGCTCAGGCGGCTGCCGAGCAGAAGGAGGCATTGGCGGAGGTGGAGAAGCAGGAGCAATTGAGAGATGCGAGAACACAGGAGTTGACGGCGCAGAGTGAGAACGAGAGTTTGGGGATAGTGGCGCAGAATCGAGCGAAGAATCAGCTGGCGCAGCATTTGAGCGAGGATCCGCTTCCGTTGAGGAAGGCGAAGATTACGTTGCAGGCATCTACGAAGAAGGCGGAGAAGGCGAGGATGAAGGCGGACGAGGCGGCAGAGGAGGCGGAGGCGAAGAGGAAGGAGACGGTTGACAAGTGCGAGCAGGTGCAGAAGGAGTTGGACGACGTGAAGAAGAACAGTGGGTCGAATGGACAGGGATCTCTTTGGTGGATTCAGAGAGAGTTAGACGAGAAGAAGAAGTATTTGCCTAAGCGACTTCAGAATTAGAGATAGGGTTAGTGAGCACGCACATGGAGAAGGTTTGTAGAAGTTGAGGTGAGGTAGTAGGAGGAGATAAAGTGTGCCTTGATTTTCCGTAAATGTGTGTGcaggaattctttttttttttcttcgtttttttgCGGTTCTCGAGGGTTAGAGGTTAGTTTTACTTGAGTGGGTGTATGGCGAAGGCGAAGAAGGGAAAAGCGCGGCTTGACagatatccttttttttttttttttttttttgtgggtgggGGGGGCGTGGTGGAGGAGAGTGGTTTCCTTGACTTGTTTGCAGCACGTTCTACCATTTGGCGAAGGAGCATGGGTTTAGGTCGAGGGCGGCGTTCAAGTTGATTCAGTTGAACAAGAAGTTTGGGTTTTTGAAGCAGGCGCGGGTGTTGGTGGATTTGTGCGCGGCGCCTGGGTCTTGGTGCGTGGGTGTGTGtggagaggggggtgagagagggCGGTAGAGAGTGACGGTGTTTGAAATTAGGTCGCAGGTGGCGTCGCAGACGATGGAGGAGCCGAGGACGGTGGTGGCGGTGGATTTGTTTCCGATACAGCCGATTGCGAACGTGAAGACGTTGGTGGGGGATATAAAGGCGATGAGTTGCGTGCAGAAGTTGGAGAAGATGGTGTTGGGGGAGGCGGACGTGGTGCTGAACGATGGGGCGCCGAACGTGGGGATGGCGTGGATAAAGGACGCATATGAGCAGGTGGAGTTGGTGCTGGCGGCGTGCAAGGTGTCGACGAGGTTGTTGAGGTTGGACGGTGTGTTTGTGACGAAGGTGTTTCGTTGCAGGGAGTACACGAAGTTGTTGTGGGTGTTCCACCAGTTGTTTAGGAGAGTGACGGCGACGAAGCCCCCGGCGTCGCGAGACGTGTCGGCCGAGATATACGTGATATGCGAGGGGTATTTGGCGCCGAGGAGGATAGACGCGAAGTTGTTGAATCCGAAGTACGTGTTTCAGGAGGCGTCGTGCGAGAGGGTGGTGAGGAGCGTGAACAGGTTGGTGGAGGCGCCGAGGAGGGCGGTGGGATACGAGGGGGAAGGGTCGGTGTTGTATAGGGAGGAGTCGGTGTCGGAGTTTGTGAAGAGCGAGGATCCGATATCGGTGTTGGGGAGGTGCAATAGGTTGGTGTTGGACGACGAGAGGTACGCGGGGCACGAGGCGACGACGGAGCAGGTGAGGGCGTGTTTGGAGGATTTGAAGGTGTTGGGAAAGCGCGATTTCAAGTTGTTGTTGAAGTGGAGGTCTGCGTtgaagaagggggaggaggaggagagagagaagggggggggagggggagggagaggaggtggaggaCGAGGAGTCGGCGTTGTTGAGGGAGTACGGAGAGGGTTGCGAAGAGTTGAGGAGGAGGTTGAAGAGGAGGGCGAAGAAGTTGAGGAGGGAGGGGGTGAGGAGGAAGAGGCGCATGTTGGCGACGTTGGAGACGGAGGAGCAGTGTGTGGACGAGTTGATGCACGCGGAGGGGTTGTTCGATTTGGaggaggtgggaggagggggggagggggtggaggggttgTTGGGAGTGGGTGAGGGGGGGTTGTTgtcggaggaggagggggaggaggggggagaggaggaggaggaggagttgtcggagaggggggagaaagagaggagggagagggaggaggaggagttgttcGATCGAATGTATATGGAGTATTTGATGAAGGTTAGGACGAGCAAGAGGAGGGCGATAGAGAGGCTGAGGGAGTCGGCGAGAGCCGATGCGAGCTTcgtgaaggaggggagggggttgggagaggaggaggagggagaggaggaggaggagggggagagagagacgtGTGGGCCGGGGGGGGCGAGTGAGCTGTGGTTTTCGCAGGAGGTGTTTCGGGAGTACGACGAGGacggacaggaggaggaggagttgagaAGGTGTTTGGACGAGAAGCGCGAGGAGGAGGGGCGCGAAGAGAAGGAGCGCAAGGAGAAGGAGCGCAAGGAGAAGGAGCGCGAGGAGGAGAGGCGCGTtgggttggaggaggaggaggtggtggtggaggaggaggaggaggagggggaagaggtggAGGATGGGTACGATACGGACGAGAAGGCGGAGATTATGGCGTTGGCGAAGAAGTTGTCGGATCCCACGCAGAGGAGTGAGTTGTTATCGTTGACGTTGTCGCGTCGTCAGTTTAGCGACACGGACGTGCTTCCGGACTGGTTCGTGGACGAGGAGCAGGCGTACAACCGTCCGAACCTCCCGATTACGAAGGAGGCGTTTGAGAGAATGAAGGCGCAGTTGAGGGCGATTAACGCGCGATGCAGCAGGCGCGTGGCGGAGGCGCAGGCTCGCCGAAAGAAGAGGCAGAACGAGCATTTGGAGAGGTCGAAGGCGCAGGCGATGAAGGTGATGGGTCGAGAGGAGATGTCGGAGGCGTCTAAGCGCCGCCAGGTGGAGCGGATTTTCGCGAAGGCGAAGGCGAAGTTCAGGCCGAGCAAGATATACGTGGTGGCGGGGAGTGGCAAGAGGGTGGTGAGGCGCAGGGGTGAGTGCGGGAGGAAGAGTTTGAGGTTCGTGGACAAGCGTCTGAAGAAGGACAAGAGGAAGCGAGAGCGAAAGAAATAAAGCGTTTTTTTTTATTATCGGTTTGTCAGGGTGCCGCGACGTTGCGGGGAGGGCGGGAGGCGTCCAAAAAGGGACGAAAAGGGGAAAGTTTTTGTAGCGAAgtgaagactttttttttattattatcgatTT
Encoded proteins:
- the LOC126325487 gene encoding uncharacterized protein LOC126325487, with amino-acid sequence MLATLETEEQCVDELMHAEGLFDLEEVGGGGEGVEGLLGVGEGGLLSEEEGEEGGEEEEEELSERGEKERREREEEELFDRMYMEYLMKVRTSKRRAIERLRESARADASFVKEGRGLGEEEEGEEEEEGERETCGPGGASELWFSQEVFREYDEDGQEEEELRRCLDEKREEEGREEKERKEKERKEKEREEERRVGLEEEEVVVEEEEEEGEEVEDGYDTDEKAEIMALAKKLSDPTQRSELLSLTLSRRQFSDTDVLPDWFVDEEQAYNRPNLPITKEAFERMKAQLRAINARCSRRVAEAQARRKKRQNEHLERSKAQAMKVMGREEMSEASKRRQVERIFAKAKAKFRPSKIYVVAGSGKRVVRRRGECGRKSLRFVDKRLKKDKRKRERKK
- the LOC126325486 gene encoding uncharacterized protein LOC126325486, whose product is SSSPPPSSTSSPSSSTSSSTLRNPLPSSTEADPRSNAAPADSSLDSAPLSPNSRSHSAPSTPVFSHLSIAPASPPPPMPPSARQPPEPPRSPSSSPPQPASPPCSTTPPTPPTSSATPRSSRCCLPEDA